TTCCTCGTGTAACTTAGAAAAGTCTCCAGTAAAAGATACTTTATCCAAAATACTGTGAATGTATCCTAAGTCATTATAAGATTCCTCCACAAAAAGATCAATGGCTGTACTTCTTCCTTGAGAGGTCATCACACTTCCCAATGTGATATCGTCATAACTAGGAAGAATTGGTACATCAAGTCGCAAACTAGCGTTTGTTCTGTAGTTTATTGTCCAATATCTAACCAATTCCTTCCTGTTAATACCtagtttttcattaaataaCTCATAAATATCCTTCATCTTTGTGGATTTTGCGAGTTTCATATTAAAGGCATACTCATCTTTCTCATGCAATTCGGAAATATAGAGCTTAGAACGATCATTTGGTGATAAATCGTAACCTTGATAGTGAACAAAATTCCTCATAGAATGAACATAAACTTTCGCATATAGATGCATCTCTTCTCGTTCTTTTTGCAATCTCTCACGTTCCTTTAgctcttcttcaatattttcaacaatatgCTGAGGAACATCACTATCTTCTACCTCCTGGAGGATAGTTGGTTCCATATCTTCTTTGATGTACACTAACATATAAGCACTAGTCTGACGGGCAATTAAATAGTTTTGATATTGTTCTTTACTCAAGGAACGCAATTCATATTCCGGTAACCtatcaaaaccaaaatttTGCTCGAAAACTTGCTTTTTAGTGACTTGCCAAactttatcatcatcaaaccGATACCACTTATCATCAAGACCAGGTTTAATCATTGCATAATAATGGCCAGTTGATATATCACCTGTATGGACCAAAACTCCGTGAAGATTATACATCATGCTCTCTGGTCGAATTTTGCGAACTTCTGGGTCAAGATATGGAGAAAGATCAATCGATTCTGGAAATTCATAGCGATCGTTGATCTTAATTAACTGGTCATAATTAAAATCATACTCAAATCTTTTTAGCTGTAAATGCAAAACTGGAGGAAACGATTCAAATACAACACCTTTTTTTGCATCCTGCAACCCATAGCGTTGAGCAGCGTACTGGTTTTCACCGTCCATCATTTCAACCTCAatataattttcaaaagcttGATTCAACCCATTTAATCCCTTTACATTTAACTGTATATCCCAGAAATCCTCAACTCGAGAAGATTCATACTCAACATTGACACATTTGATATAGCTCTTCATTTTaccaacaaatatttcatttaattTCCCTTCAACTTCAGTGGCCTTCATCTTATTTTCCAATCTATCCATTAAGATACGGTTCAGCTCCTGTACATCGTGCTGCGTGAATGCATCTCCGGTATCCCAACCAAAGGACCTAGTTAATTCAAATGTATCAAGTGGTTCACTGGAGCGCTGTAACTTATAAAACGCCCTTTGTAATGCTAATGGTACACTATTGGAAGGTGTTTCACCATCTGTAGGAATATGGTAAACCAactttctaaaatatttcGTAAAATAATAGGACTGTAATAATGAATTTAAGTAACATGTAGCACCCTGGTTTTTCAATCCTACAAATCCAGTTACCTTCTTCGAATCATAATTAACAAAATTGTGCCACAACACCCCGGTAGTATCTTTGATAATCCTGATAAACACAGAAACATTTAACTGATCTTGGTTTAGAAACCCAGAGGGCCTAGCCCTTGACTGGGAACGCAAATATTCAAGCTCGATCAAGTTGGAAAACCCCCAATCCTTGTCAATCTCATTGAATCGATGATGAGACCTACTAATTAACTGCGTAGTCTTATCGTCCCCAGGCTTAGATAGAGCAATTGCAAACTGTGCACACACGTACCAGTCTGGATCTGgtttttcatcttcttttaCAACGGGATGTGGAGCCAAGTACATAGCTATACCTTTCGTGTTATTCCCATGAGGAAACACCAAAAGATTCCAGTCAAAATTCCCGATCCTGTACTTTGGAGAGTAGTGCTTTTCGTCCTTTAATTCACTCCACTGATCGATGTGCCATGTAAATGATCCCTGGGAAACCGTTTCTTCTCcatcctcttcctcctccaaCGGAGGCAACACTTCATCAAACGCCTTCCCTAAATCAACTGTCTCTATATTCTTACCCTGGACCTTGTCAGACTCCATAGCTGCTTTTTAATAGCTCACTGATTGTCTCCTGGTACTTTATGATTCTTCTCCAATCCCTACCTCTGTTTCGCTCTCATTGACCATATCACATCCCGTATGTAGCATAGAAAGCGATTTCAAGGGGGTTTAGCCTTTAGCTACTATCATCAGTACACCCTTTCGCGTAAGACAGCATTTAGCAAAAAACCTGTGATCATGCAATGCGAAGATCCAAGTCAAAGCACAATTGAAGAGCAGAGCTCAAAAAGGATCGTTGAATTAGTGGCAGTGGTGAGTTCCAGATGTTACCTGTAACAATTCGACTAGTTAATCGGAACTTGAGAGTAGTAAGGCCATTTGCACGTCTAAGGTTGTCGACGGGACAGCAGGTATCAGAAGAAATACAGAAACGAGATGCTCAGGAGGGAGAGTCGAGGGCAGCTACTGAGACTGGTgtaattcaaaaaagtGATGAAGAGACGTTGATATACTTTGATAATGTGTATCCGAGGGCCACTTCCTTTTGGAGGCCGACACAATGgtataatattttgttgacGAACCAGACGAGAGAAGCAGTTAGAAACAAGATTATGAATTATGCTAGTCCTGAGGACAATCCTATTAGAAATCTTGAATTGAGGTCTACTATTCCTATTAAGAGGGATGGCGGTGTGTTTGCGACTTTTCTGGTCCCTGCAGAGTACACAAAAGCACAGGTGAATGCTATGATTCAGCAAAATACTGTTAGGGAATCATCAAAATCGATTACTTCGTTCGTTACCAAAGCAGCTGCGTTTCCGGTGAAGGGGGCACCGTGGATAGAGGATTTGAGAAGGTTACCCAACAATGTCATAAGGGTCAAATATGATGGTGATTTATTGACGGAGGAAGAGTTGTACTCTTTGTTCAGACGATATGGCTCTATCATAGACATATATCCGGGCGAAGGAAATTCAAAGATGGCGAAGATCAAATATAGGTCATTTCGAGGTGCTATATGTGCAAAAAATTGTGTTTCAGGAATGAACGTCAAGAACACTACTCTGCATGTTATGTATGAGCCAATTATCCGAGCTCATGTTATCAGGGATTCATTTTTAAACCATCCTAGAATAGCTATTCCTCTCTTGATGGCATTGTTGTCCATTTTAGCTGTTATGGTATTTGATCCAATTAGGGAGTTTTGCATTGAACAGAAGATCACTCAGGTATATTCGCTATCAATGAATAACTACTTCTTCCAGCGTTTGTTAAGTTTTACCTCTTCTACCGTTTCTTCGGTCAAACAATTTTGGGGTCTTGATGAAGATAAACTTGAGAAGAAAAAATTGTGGTCAGAAAGAATAGACAAGATCGATGACTTGAAAATGTGGTTGGAAGAGAACAATAACACCTTTGTTATTGTAACCGGCCCAAGGGGTTCTGGGAAACATGAGTTGGTCATGGAGCACACTTTAATTAACAGATCAAGAGTTTTGTACTTGGATTGTGATACTTTGATAAAATCTCGGACAGATACAAAGTTTTTGAGAAATGCTGCACAGCAATTAGGGTACTTCCCAGTATTTACTTGGCTAAACTCTCTGACCGGCTTACTTGACTTGGGTGTTCAGGGCCTTACTGGACAGAAATCGGGTTTATCTGAATCTAAAGAAACTCAATTCCGCAACATGTTGAATACCGCCATGATGTCCATTAGGCGTATAGCGTTAAAAAATTACTCTCCAACCATGAGTACTATCGATGATCCCGTTGGCATAAAGGAAGAAGACTATCTACAACAACATCCAGAAAATAAGCCAGTCATTGTTATAGATAGATTCAGTAATAAGGCTGAGATGAACGGATTTGTTTACAAGGAAATCGCTGACTGGGCCTCCTTGTTAGTTCAAATGAATGTTGCTCATGTTATTTTCTTAACTGAATCTGTTGCACCAAACCAACTGCTGGCTGAAGCATTACCGAACCAAGTTTTCAAGTTTATGTTCCTATCAGATGCTTCTAAAGACTCTGCTAGAAACTATGTCTTATCTCATTTGCATACCGAATCCCAAAGGGCCGCTTTCCGTagagatgatgaaaatcAACAGCCATTGGAAGTTAGTGGTAAATTTAGAAAGGAAATTGATTATGCTCTAGAACCAATAGGTGGGAGAATGCAAGACCTTCAAGCGTTTGTCAGAAGGGTTAACTCAGGCGAAGAGCCTGCAGAAGCGTTGGAAAAGATGGTAGAACAAGCTTCTGAACAAATTACTCAAATGTTTTTGAGTGAAAAAACAGACCCAATCAGAGCAGCCCAAGCTTGGGAACTGATTAACATGCTAGCTGAGAAGGATGTTGTAAAATTCTCAGATATCGTTTTTAAGCCACTCTTCAAATCTTCTCCAGAAGCAGGTGTCTTAGATCTTGAAAAGAATGGTCTCATTACAATCAATAGGAACAGAGGTGTTTTGCGTGAAGTTCGCCCTGCAAAACCGTTATTTAGGGCAGCCTTCTCGTATTTGTCCACTAACAAGGAGCTGTTCAAAATTCTAAAGACTGGTTATCTGCTTAGAGTTATCTCTTTtgaaaaccaaaaataaagaaatttgaacAAGAATTAGAATCCCTCGGTAGTGTCAATGACAAGATGTTCAAAAGTAGGCTTGATTACCTGTCTAGTAAGATTAGCGCAAGTAGTGCTGTCATTAACGATTGTGAAGAGCAGATAAAATTTCTGTCGAAAGTTAATATATAACTTACAATTATATGTTTAACATATGTAGTTAAAAAGTTATCTTCATTTCTGTGCATAATAAGTATACACTGATTACACCCTCTTGATGACATGTCGTTCTTGACGTCAGTACTGCATATAGAACTAAAACTACTCAAAGCTAACCATTAGGTTATCTCTTTTACTGGCAGTCGTCACTTTTACATATCGCTGTTgagggccactagttgaggtcacgtgtCAGCTCACGTCACGTGCCtgctaatacttaggttgatgatcagttactgtttatatagtctctaatctggctcaactaccctctgggaatctagctggacctatatctaatctaatctagctagtctgggtctccttatatacttttctgTTGTCatacttaagctctcttaACTTAATCGCTATACAGAatcctagccgataaccGCTCAGTGGTTATCTTAACACTCCTAACAGttctgattcgctgctatacaatggttatcatcttcatagtctcctaataactctgattcgctgtttctttgtcttgttatcgtgactatcgAGATGCTTCGTAGCCTGgctatcataactatcgaGATGCTCTGTTGATTTTGCGACAATCACGTGCACAATAATTGTCAACCCTATTTTGCAGTTGGTGAAGTCTCGCTGACTTATTGGGCGTGTGGTCTAGTGGTATGATTCTCGCTTTGGGTGGCGAAGCCTTGGTTCACCAAGGCTTACTGCATGTGAGAGGCCCTGGGTTCAATTCCCAGCTCGCCCCTTTTTGGCTCTGTAGAAGCACACTCTAAAACcaattaatgaaattatCTTTTTAAGGGGTCAAAGTTTTTGGTCTACATaatggtatatatataaatctCTCTAGGTAGCGtaatttaaataaaataatctAGTCTGTAATTACTATTCTTCACTGACCCGGGTAATCAATTTACCTTTATTAATACCACGGAACAACCCGTTCCAAATCAATGGAACTTCCTTAAACTTATCTCCTGTAGCATCTTTGATAGTGGCAGATTTGGAAACGTCGATATCACCAGCTTTAACTAATTGAAGGAGTTCTTCAATAGCACCGGGGAATTCATTACGATAGTCGGTCAGTATAATACCGCGTAGCGTTAACCCCTTAGTAATTATAGGTATGTAGTTCTTTAGCACGATCTTTGAGGAATCGTTGTAACCGCTGATAGCTCCACATGCAGCGGCTGTACCACGGCGTTTAAGCAAGTCGATACCaatatctaatatttcaCCACCAACATTATCGATGAAGTAATCCACTGTATTTACACCTACAGCAGCTAAAAGgttttctttgaagttttcgTCCTTGTAGTCAACACCAATCACCTTTTCACCAAAAGACTCAACATATTTTACCTTTTCTGAACCACCAACAATTGCAAATATCTTGGATGCTTTAAACACGTTTTGCGCCAGTTGAATAGAGATCGATCCCACTGCTCCAGCAGCCCcagaaatcaaaaacacTTTGCCATAGTCACTCTCCCGTTTTTGTAACTCAAGAATATCatagaaaataaaataagCTGTTAAAGCTGTCGAGCCTAAAACGGATAGATGCCACCATGTTTCATCGACAGCTTCGCAGGATAACTTTCTGTAGGCACTATTCTTGTTCAGAATTGCATGCGTGGTCCACCCAATGTTATCTGTAATTAAATCACCTACCTTCACGTCACTATTTCTAGATGCCAAAACCTTTGCAATATTTCTGCTTGGCACAACATCGCCTTTCTGACTGCCAAGCGAATAATTACTATCAATTGACGCGatccaaaacttttgagCAGGGTCGTTCGACAAGTACAGGGTCTGCACTAGAAACTCACCCTCTTTCAGTTGATCAACATTCAATTCCTTATCCACTAAATCAAAAGTTGAATCAGGtccatcaaaatcaaagaTAAACCCCTTAGTTGGATCTGGAACGCGCTTAACTAGCCATTGTCTAGCAGTAACcatctttttttcttctttcgtGTTCGTCGTCTACACTCTTGAACGTGCAGAAAGTACATGACTGTGCATGCAACTTGTGTATTTATATCGAATTATATCCAGTTTGGAGCTGCTGCCTCATTGTATTATTGGCGTGTTCAAACTACGGATTCGGAACCCGTAATTATAAAACATGGGGTTTTTAGGGATTCATGCGTATGCTTACTAATTGTATTGGAGATGCCACTTGAAGTTGTGTATTTTGGGTCATCAGTAATGTTCATCGAACATTTTAATGAAAGAGGGAATGCCTGAACAATCGGTTTATCATAAATGTATTAAAATATGAGTCGTATTTTCGGCTTGTAACGGTGataaatacatatttgAAAGGCGCGGTTCTTGTGTGGTTGAATGGTGAACTTAAAGTTGGGATGTTGATGTATAATATTACTTCAGCCGCATGTGCCAAAAAGGTGCATACGCCCTAAAACTGATCTTTAAGTAAAAAGAGCCATACTGTACGCACTCCAAGCATATTTTATGCTCGCAGACGCTACTTCTGGGTAAGAGATTGATACACGTTAGACGCTTTAAGTCAAGTGtggttttggtttttaCGTGTAAGATGCGGAATACATTAACTACGACCCGATTTTTCCCATCGGTCCATCCAGACCATTGgaaaaaaggaaagaaaaacgaAAAGGCTCGATGGAGAGACAGGAGACCTCCCCGCTCTCCCATCATGCCAATTGAGCGAGTAAGCCAACTTTTAATACTCTCGGTATTAGGATGAACTAAACTGATCGAATGTATTTTTCGCCTGTCTACTCCCCAATACTAAGGCTACCCCGAACATTAGGTCTACAATCATTTGATTTGATTGCTAGCATTCGTAGAACACTAAACAATAAACTACCGCATTGACGTCACGATAACATAACTCACCTGCAGATATAAACGATTCAATGCTCGATTGATTGTTGACAAAATGACTTTTCGGGCCATTGAGGGTAGGAGATTTATTATATCTGGTAATAATGGTTCATAGCAACTTTCCTGGAAGCGAATCAAGCAATAATACGATTCATTTGTTCTGCGCAGTCTACCGGTTTTTGGATGAAAGCGAGATTCCGGTGGGAAATATCCTGCTGTTTTTCTGTGACAACAATTCTCCTACACCGCTATCTAGCCGGAATCATTCACCCTAATAAGGTCATATGCCACAATGTATGCAGGAGTTCCTCTACTACGTAGCTGTTACTTGTAACAACATCCGTTCACTAAACCGTACATAAGACACAAATACCCCATATTCTGAAGTAAGCAACGCAAGACTCGTGCTCATCGGAACTAAAACAGAAATTTATACAAAGTACACAAATGGGATGGTCCTAGCCCCTCTCCATCTACGCATATACCATATGTCTGCTGCTCACCTATCAAAAGATTTAATGGATCGCCTTTACGCGATACTTCCTCTTTTAGCTCTAATCAAGtgacattttttaaaaaatgcGCCCACAACTCCATTTCCGATATGCATAAGGTGAGTATATTCATAAATGCATGTCGTacacaaaaaaaataatagatGTATCTATCGcacaaaaaacaaacaaaaatcatattattatcttaTCGTACCCTGATGGTCGCGGGTACATTGCCGTCCCTAATTGAACCCCATTATGTCCGTCCGCATAACTTGTATATTTTTGTGCTATTATAACCCAGGTCAATATAATACAACCCGGCTGCAGTCACCATTAACCTAACGCCTTATTGTATTCTATTGGCATCTTGATACGGAACGCGTCTTATGTATACCGTGCCAGTAAAGAACGGCTCCTCCTTTTATGttctgttttgttttggCATGGTGTACCAGTTTTTCCTGCAAAACGCTTGGCCGCTCCAGTCATGCAGGTACGATATTTTTTATGCCAGGGCTATGTACGAATTTTTATCATATCCACAATAAGGTGACATTATTAGGTGGGTGTCAATATAACAATAGGGAATTGACCGGGGATGCTTGCTCTGAGgttttttatattttagcTTCTTTGTATAAGTTTGGATTATTAACACCTTGGTAATGCGATACGTAGGCGGACAAATAGGGTTCACGACGgtggatatatatattagataCATACATAGTAGTTTGTATCTCGCTCTCTTAAGATATAGGAAAAAAGGTGGGATAGCAAGATAGAAAGGCAAGGTGGTGGTACAGCATAAGACATTGTGACACTTTTGAAGGTTGAAATTACATAGGCCAAACGAAAGGCGGTAATCTTTTTCTTAGTCATGGCACAAACAATGATTGATACATTGAAAACCAAGAAACCAAAGACACATTATGCACGTAAAGGGTGTGTTCAGTGTAAAAAGTCGCACATTAAGTGTGATAAGATTCAGCCATTTTGCACTACCTGTTCAAAACGGAACATTCTGTGTACTTATGAGTTAAGTTTTGTCTTTGAGGATGGGACTAATAAGAAGAGGATACCGCGACGGACACCTAGGACTAAAAGGGGATCTCAGGATATTATAACACCATTGTCTGTAAACAGTACTTCTAGCGCATCTGGTAGTTCGGGGAGTTTAAATTTAACACGTATGGCAAGTATGACGCCTTTGGAAAACCCGCCATTTGTTGCTACGCCAAAATTAGAAACCAGAGCGTCCGTGAGTGTTTGCAGCGACGCACAAGGACGCGCATCTTTCTTTACAACGAGTGCGACTCCTATCGAGAATGAGCAGATTGAGTccaatttcaattttgatgCAGCTACAGTTACAGCTGTCGCTACTTTTGAACTTCCAGAATTCTTAGATAAATCACCCGCAGAGCTAGTGCTGTTTGATAATTATGATATTGAATCAGGGAAATGGGATAATGATGCACATTGCGCAAATTGgaagttttttgatttcGATTGGAGGTCTGCAGATTGGTTAGaaacgatgaagatgttagAGGCAAATGATCCTATTCAACATTATTCTCCCATTAATCAGCCGTCTGATACCACGGGATTTTATTCTGACTCTCCAGAGTTAATGAACTTCGTCTGGACAATGGCAAGGAACACTCAATTATTTGGTAATTTAACACTATTTCCAACAGAAAAGATTGATCGCTTAATACAGTTACTTTGGGATTT
This Eremothecium cymbalariae DBVPG#7215 chromosome 5, complete sequence DNA region includes the following protein-coding sequences:
- the UBP15 gene encoding ubiquitin-specific protease UBP15 (similar to Ashbya gossypii AGL357W); translated protein: MESDKVQGKNIETVDLGKAFDEVLPPLEEEEDGEETVSQGSFTWHIDQWSELKDEKHYSPKYRIGNFDWNLLVFPHGNNTKGIAMYLAPHPVVKEDEKPDPDWYVCAQFAIALSKPGDDKTTQLISRSHHRFNEIDKDWGFSNLIELEYLRSQSRARPSGFLNQDQLNVSVFIRIIKDTTGVLWHNFVNYDSKKVTGFVGLKNQGATCYLNSLLQSYYFTKYFRKLVYHIPTDGETPSNSVPLALQRAFYKLQRSSEPLDTFELTRSFGWDTGDAFTQHDVQELNRILMDRLENKMKATEVEGKLNEIFVGKMKSYIKCVNVEYESSRVEDFWDIQLNVKGLNGLNQAFENYIEVEMMDGENQYAAQRYGLQDAKKGVVFESFPPVLHLQLKRFEYDFNYDQLIKINDRYEFPESIDLSPYLDPEVRKIRPESMMYNLHGVLVHTGDISTGHYYAMIKPGLDDKWYRFDDDKVWQVTKKQVFEQNFGFDRLPEYELRSLSKEQYQNYLIARQTSAYMLVYIKEDMEPTILQEVEDSDVPQHIVENIEEELKERERLQKEREEMHLYAKVYVHSMRNFVHYQGYDLSPNDRSKLYISELHEKDEYAFNMKLAKSTKMKDIYELFNEKLGINRKELVRYWTINYRTNASLRLDVPILPSYDDITLGSVMTSQGRSTAIDLFVEESYNDLGYIHSILDKVSFTGDFSKLHEEIRSMINEDKLPSSESYIRENDQTKVLLFVKMFDIKKQRLTGIGHIVLSQYSKLTELETVLSKLFNIDQKIEFVEEYGPDGVEAVDNSTELIRTELMDGDVIAFCINPSEVPTKVPFYPTVIEFYEYLRNRVKLKISKAKPCEEEYVLRDNDGPVEFEFWISVKCSNEELAKVVASYVNLEHEYLRLYAVYSNGRFPMDSSSHLTDYLVKRYSRNSIPPFEYEVLSIPLTELEHLRSVKFYWLEDSYVHYHPYEFRVSTSSTVREFLDKVQLRVGFNDEQKDEVLMWTNSDNRFQGILSLDSKMESVDESFLIFARVLPEEVATVYQLEQQSPTDSVNDSKEEDLNIIKGSIDVGIIVIVQQFFKEWENKHGISFLFTLLPGEIFVETKKRLHEKFGLGQKEFSKIKLGILYSTDKGAVFKSLSGANDEDSNQIILHDLMNNLDYITMDHPDRSRNQAPQDRPMMIKN
- a CDS encoding uncharacterized protein (similar to Ashbya gossypii AGL360W), which gives rise to MVTARQWLVKRVPDPTKGFIFDFDGPDSTFDLVDKELNVDQLKEGEFLVQTLYLSNDPAQKFWIASIDSNYSLGSQKGDVVPSRNIAKVLASRNSDVKVGDLITDNIGWTTHAILNKNSAYRKLSCEAVDETWWHLSVLGSTALTAYFIFYDILELQKRESDYGKVFLISGAAGAVGSISIQLAQNVFKASKIFAIVGGSEKVKYVESFGEKVIGVDYKDENFKENLLAAVGVNTVDYFIDNVGGEILDIGIDLLKRRGTAAACGAISGYNDSSKIVLKNYIPIITKGLTLRGIILTDYRNEFPGAIEELLQLVKAGDIDVSKSATIKDATGDKFKEVPLIWNGLFRGINKGKLITRVSEE